One region of Niallia sp. Man26 genomic DNA includes:
- a CDS encoding flagellar hook-basal body protein: protein MFKGFYTAASGMLAQQRRTEMLTNNMANSNTPGYKADQSAVRTFPELLQQTVDTYTPSGKTTKSTIGSLGTGVYMQEAIPTFTQGDITQTDLKTDIALVNINVPGDDNNTAGSIFFNIQNANGETRYSRNGNFTLDGQGYLTTGSGLYVMDENNERIQLPDDNFSVSNEGVLTTSEGQAYRLGVSYTANPKSLVKEGDGLYRAEDGQALENAYTANGVTFQLKQNFLESSNVDTSRTMTDMLSAYRSFEANQKILQAYDKSMDKAANEIGKV from the coding sequence ATGTTTAAAGGATTTTATACAGCTGCATCAGGTATGTTAGCACAGCAAAGAAGAACTGAAATGCTGACAAACAATATGGCAAACAGCAATACACCTGGATATAAAGCCGATCAATCTGCTGTCCGCACATTCCCGGAGCTGCTTCAGCAAACGGTAGATACCTATACTCCCAGCGGAAAAACAACAAAATCAACAATTGGCTCTTTAGGGACTGGTGTTTATATGCAAGAAGCCATCCCAACATTCACACAAGGTGATATTACTCAAACTGACTTGAAAACAGACATCGCCCTAGTGAATATAAATGTTCCTGGGGATGACAATAATACGGCAGGCTCCATATTCTTTAATATTCAAAATGCAAACGGTGAGACAAGATATTCTAGGAACGGAAACTTCACACTGGACGGCCAAGGTTATTTGACAACAGGAAGCGGCTTATATGTAATGGATGAAAACAATGAGCGAATTCAGCTGCCTGACGATAACTTTTCCGTGTCTAATGAAGGTGTGCTTACAACAAGTGAAGGGCAAGCATACCGCCTTGGGGTGAGCTATACAGCAAATCCTAAATCTTTAGTAAAAGAAGGCGATGGCCTTTACCGGGCTGAGGATGGACAGGCACTTGAAAATGCTTATACAGCAAACGGTGTAACATTCCAGCTTAAACAGAACTTCCTGGAGAGTTCTAACGTAGATACATCCAGGACGATGACAGATATGCTGTCTGCATATCGTTCATTTGAAGCAAACCAGAAGATTCTTCAAGCATATGACAAAAGCATGGATAAAGCCGCAAACGAAATAGGTAAAGTTTAA
- a CDS encoding FAD:protein FMN transferase, whose amino-acid sequence MQQTEFPCMNTTIRTFDLPEESSKKTLHLFKKAEKTLSRFDKASELSQLNRTIHIPFVCSSILFEAIRIADFYFTVTKGIYNPYLGRTLCALGYDRSFELMEACPKTAEQPTSSRLISRPLTIDTGMRSVTLEQDIQIDLGGIAKGWTAQCIAELLQDDGIKTGAISAGGDICVWGLEQRKRVVKIDHPSRPDETIASIELQRDAGIATSSTVKRHWITVNGQHCHHIVDPRTCLPSTSNLIQATVIAPTLTEAEALAKCMLILGWEEGLKQFKGNNLAFIGLTSDDQCLQAGNINFYAKEGVKQYE is encoded by the coding sequence ATGCAGCAAACAGAATTCCCATGTATGAACACCACTATTCGCACATTTGATTTACCAGAGGAATCATCCAAAAAAACATTACATCTGTTTAAAAAGGCAGAAAAGACGCTGTCACGGTTTGACAAGGCTAGTGAATTATCACAATTAAATAGGACCATCCACATCCCTTTTGTATGCAGCTCTATCCTGTTTGAAGCTATTAGGATTGCGGACTTCTACTTTACAGTCACAAAAGGGATTTATAATCCTTATCTAGGCAGGACGCTTTGTGCTCTCGGTTATGACCGGAGCTTTGAACTGATGGAGGCATGTCCGAAGACAGCTGAACAGCCTACCTCATCTAGACTGATTTCCCGCCCGCTCACAATCGATACAGGCATGAGGAGCGTAACCCTTGAACAAGATATTCAAATAGATTTAGGGGGCATAGCTAAAGGCTGGACAGCACAATGCATCGCTGAGCTTTTACAGGATGACGGAATAAAGACTGGCGCTATTTCTGCAGGCGGGGATATTTGTGTTTGGGGATTAGAGCAAAGAAAGCGTGTGGTCAAAATAGATCATCCAAGCAGACCAGACGAAACGATTGCCTCCATTGAATTACAAAGAGATGCAGGTATTGCAACAAGTTCTACAGTAAAAAGGCATTGGATAACTGTTAATGGACAGCACTGTCACCATATAGTAGATCCGCGAACCTGCCTGCCGAGCACCTCCAACCTTATTCAGGCAACTGTGATTGCCCCAACATTAACAGAGGCAGAAGCTCTTGCTAAATGCATGCTTATCCTTGGCTGGGAGGAAGGCTTAAAGCAATTTAAAGGAAATAATTTAGCTTTTATCGGGCTGACAAGCGATGACCAATGCCTGCAAGCTGGCAATATAAACTTTTATGCAAAAGAAGGAGTGAAACAGTATGAATGA
- a CDS encoding rod shape-determining protein — MFARDIGIDLGTANVLIHVKGKGIVLNEPSVVALDKNTGRVLAVGEEARRMVGRTPGNIVAIRPLKDGVIADFDVTEAMLKHFINKLNVKGFLSKPRILICCPTNITSVEQKAIKEAAEKSGGKKIYLEEEPKVAAIGAGMDIFQPSGNMVVDIGGGTTDVAVLSMGDIVTSSSIKMAGDKFDSEILQYIKREYKLLIGERTAENIKINIGTVFPGARKEEMEIRGRDMVSGLPRTITVHSEEIEQALRESVTVIVQAAKSVLERTPPELSADIIDRGVILTGGGALLHGIDMLLADELKVPVLVAENPMDCVAIGTGIMLDNIDRLPKRKLG; from the coding sequence ATGTTCGCTAGAGATATCGGTATTGATTTAGGAACAGCAAATGTGTTGATTCATGTAAAAGGGAAAGGGATCGTCTTAAATGAGCCTTCGGTAGTCGCTCTCGATAAAAACACAGGCAGAGTGCTTGCAGTTGGAGAAGAAGCGCGCCGTATGGTTGGACGTACACCTGGAAATATTGTCGCTATTCGTCCGCTGAAAGACGGAGTTATTGCTGATTTTGATGTCACAGAAGCAATGCTTAAGCATTTTATCAATAAATTGAATGTAAAAGGATTTTTATCAAAGCCACGCATCCTTATCTGCTGTCCTACAAACATTACAAGTGTAGAGCAAAAAGCTATTAAAGAGGCAGCAGAAAAGAGCGGCGGCAAAAAAATCTACCTGGAGGAAGAGCCGAAAGTTGCTGCAATTGGAGCGGGTATGGACATCTTCCAGCCGAGCGGCAACATGGTTGTGGATATCGGCGGGGGAACAACTGACGTAGCTGTTCTTTCAATGGGTGATATTGTTACTTCTTCAAGCATCAAAATGGCAGGGGACAAGTTTGACAGTGAAATTCTTCAATATATTAAGAGAGAATATAAGCTCTTGATTGGAGAAAGAACGGCAGAAAACATCAAAATTAACATTGGAACTGTTTTCCCTGGCGCGCGTAAAGAAGAGATGGAAATTCGCGGCCGTGATATGGTTTCAGGTCTTCCTAGAACGATTACGGTTCATTCAGAGGAAATTGAACAGGCGCTAAGAGAGTCTGTAACAGTGATTGTACAAGCTGCTAAGAGTGTTCTGGAAAGAACTCCGCCTGAGCTTTCTGCAGATATCATTGACAGAGGAGTTATTTTGACAGGAGGCGGCGCGCTTCTTCATGGAATTGACATGCTGCTTGCTGATGAATTAAAAGTTCCAGTCTTGGTTGCAGAAAATCCAATGGATTGTGTCGCAATTGGTACAGGCATCATGCTTGACAATATTGACCGTTTACCAAAAAGAAAGCTTGGCTAA
- the spoIIID gene encoding sporulation transcriptional regulator SpoIIID: MHDYIKERTIKIGKYIVETRKTVRVIAKEFGVSKSTVHKDLTERLPEINPDLANEVKEILDYHKSIRHLRGGEATKMKYKKEELEGETVQ, from the coding sequence GTGCACGATTACATCAAAGAGAGAACTATCAAGATTGGAAAGTATATCGTGGAGACGAGGAAAACAGTTCGCGTTATAGCGAAGGAGTTTGGCGTATCCAAAAGTACAGTCCATAAGGATTTAACAGAAAGGCTTCCTGAAATAAACCCGGATTTGGCAAACGAAGTAAAGGAAATTCTTGATTATCATAAATCGATTAGACATCTTCGCGGTGGGGAAGCGACAAAAATGAAGTACAAGAAGGAAGAATTGGAAGGGGAAACAGTACAATAA
- a CDS encoding ferric reductase, which yields MNEWLSTFGDLFSIWNVTRAAAITSYLLLFISMLTGLTFKLPIFPKKMQKIILNTHEAAGWFGLLFGMVHGLVLVFDTEYTSYTIFNILIPFTVEHNVISLSLGIFAFYGFLLLVLSTDFLKKIGKKMWRAIHFLAFPTFYAALLHGLLLGTDSQTTWMLILYIFTGATVFILTILRIVQAMQLKKKPIMDKKA from the coding sequence ATGAATGAATGGTTATCCACCTTTGGCGACCTATTCAGCATTTGGAATGTAACAAGGGCAGCAGCCATCACATCTTATTTATTGCTGTTTATCTCCATGCTGACTGGGCTAACTTTTAAACTTCCAATATTTCCGAAGAAAATGCAAAAAATAATTCTAAATACTCATGAGGCTGCCGGCTGGTTCGGGCTGCTTTTTGGAATGGTTCATGGTCTTGTCCTAGTATTCGATACAGAATATACCTCTTACACCATCTTTAATATCCTGATTCCTTTTACTGTCGAACATAATGTCATCTCCCTATCATTAGGCATATTTGCCTTTTATGGATTCTTGTTATTAGTTTTATCAACAGACTTCTTAAAAAAGATTGGGAAGAAGATGTGGAGAGCCATCCATTTTCTCGCATTCCCAACATTCTATGCAGCTCTTCTTCACGGATTGCTGCTGGGCACAGACAGCCAGACAACATGGATGCTTATACTCTATATATTCACAGGCGCAACCGTGTTTATTTTAACTATCCTGCGAATTGTCCAAGCAATGCAGCTAAAAAAGAAGCCTATAATGGACAAAAAAGCATGA